The proteins below are encoded in one region of Festucalex cinctus isolate MCC-2025b chromosome 2, RoL_Fcin_1.0, whole genome shotgun sequence:
- the LOC144014723 gene encoding uncharacterized protein LOC144014723, translating to MYTLSAKSDDEIRGLLDEYGIKHGPVVDSTRSLYEKKIREAMAKGKKALPTRPDKTYYREEEEEVTYVYRTPVRSDLPENNNRLYMSARPEWTEREVQHDNRLYMSARPEWTEREVQHERYTYDTASPYTSARLRATPKKSYQDVPKEPQSSRFIPVWVQLVVFLIAAVFLYLVFSNMETNDYTRNIE from the exons ATGTATACACTGAGCGCCAAGTCTGATGACGAGATCCGCGGCCTGCTTGATGAATACGGGATAAAACATGGTCCTGTCGTCG ATTCCACCCGAAGTTTGTACGAGAAGAAAATTAGAGAAGCGATGGCCAAAGGGAAAAAAGCTTTGCCCACAAGACCGGACAAAACCTACTACAGAGAAGAAG AGGAGGAAGTGACATATGTTTACAGGACACCT GTCAGGAGCGATTTACCAGAAAACAA TAATCGGCTTTACATGAGTGCAAGACCCGAGTGGACTGAGAGGGAAGTTCAACACGA TAATCGACTTTACATGAGTGCAAGACCAGAGTGGACTGAGAGGGAAGTTCAACATGA ACGCTACACCTACGATACAGCGTCCCCGTACACAAGCGCCCGGCTGAGAGCAACACCCAAGAAATCTTATCAAGACGTTCCCAAAGAACCTCAGTCGTCCCGCTTCATCCCAGTCTGGGTGCAGTTGGTGGTCTTCCTCATCGCAGCAGTCTTCCTCTACCTCGTCTTCTCCAACATGGAAACAAATGACTACACTAGGAACATAGAATGa